A window of Erpetoichthys calabaricus chromosome 12, fErpCal1.3, whole genome shotgun sequence contains these coding sequences:
- the gpr34l gene encoding G protein-coupled receptor 34 like translates to MDEVSTTALTTLGRHREAPLNTTSNNYPNKSEVCKIEDGFLSVLLPITYSVIFIVGLVCNIVALWVFSFSQKPRTSIAVYLKNLAIADFLLVLCLPFRIAFQNTPGPHILCKIIGCFFYINMYASILFLSLISLDRYLKIIKPIQVFKIQKVEHSITLTHVVWCVLILFTIPFFFEAKINDNDPCGKKCFHFRQKKVLVGVINLIVVTLFFILCGLFLLFYGNIAKKLKTISLKAEQQHLKKRKYEIIMKTFIVLIIFLVCFLPYHIFRVPYVFSQMDIIKHQSWKQALHFANELVLCLSALNSCLDPLIYFFLSSKYKKTVVSVIKGKFKATFLANQRAPSIVRSVTDTKVAQVIQTDMLMVCIDQEGQT, encoded by the coding sequence ATGGATGAAGTGTCCACAACAGCTTTAACTACCTTGGGTAGACACAGAGAAGCCCCTTTAAACACTACCTCCAATAATTATCCAAACAAGTCAGAAGTCTGTAAAATTGAAGATGGATTTTTATCAGTGCTTCTTCCTATAACATATTCTGTGATATTTATCGTTGGACTAGTATGCAACATTGTGGCACTGTGGGTTTTTTCCTTCAGCCAAAAACCACGGACATCTATTGCAGTCTACTTGAAAAATCTTGCCATCGCAGATTTCCTACTGGTCTTATGCCTACCATTTCGAATTGCTTTTCAGAACACTCCGGGTCCACATATACTTTGTAAAATAATCGGCTGTTTTTTCTACATTAACATGTATGCAAGCATTTTGTTCTTGAGTCTGATTAGCCTGGACCGTTATCTGAAGATTATAAAACCTATTCAGGTCTTTAAGATTCAAAAGGTTGAGCACAGCATCACTTTGACCCATGTTGTGTGGTGTGTTCTTATTTTATTCACTATTCCATTTTTCTTTGAAGctaaaataaatgacaatgatCCCTGTGGCAAGAAATGCTTCCACTTTCGACAAAAAAAAGTTCTAGTTGGAGTTATCAACCTGATAGTGGTGACTCTATTCTTTATTCTTTGTGGGTTATTTCTACTTTTCTATGGAAATATTGCTAAAAAGCTTAAAACAATTTCCCTGAAAGCTGAACAACAACacctcaaaaaaagaaaatatgagatTATCATGAAAACCTTCATTGTTCTCATCATATTCCTTGTGTGCTTCTTGCCCTACCATATTTTTCGTGTGCCGTATGTGTTCTCACAGATGGACATAATAAAGCATCAAAGCTGGAAACAGGCACTGCACTTTGCTAATGAACTTgttctctgtctgtctgctctCAACAGCTGCTTAGACCCACTCATCTACTTTTTTCTTTCTAGTAAGTACAAAAAAACAGTCGTCTCTGTGATTAAAGGAAAGTTCAAAGCAACATTTTTGGCAAATCAAAGAGCTCCAAGCATTGTGAGGTCAGTCACTGATACAAAAGTCGCACAGGTGATCCAAACTGACATGCTGATGGTGTGCATTGACCAGGAGGGTCAAACTTGA